A single Methylomonas sp. AM2-LC DNA region contains:
- a CDS encoding PEP-CTERM sorting domain-containing protein, with protein MRTSLPKIATLLVALALVNTQAVADTILSTADYNVNEPGDYVIDSSNYLATSFTLTQAEQITSIGGHFTQFGDGNNIFAEITSVTAQGLPTSTVLAQVNFAPNTDGTDSSTAFSVLLGPGTYDIIFGGNTTTAPGSSGLASGQDITGNATFYQSTDSGVTWSTLAANDLRVVVQGTAVSAVPLPSSLPLLLSGLGLLGFSMKKRTAK; from the coding sequence ATGCGTACTTCATTACCTAAAATAGCTACACTGTTAGTAGCGCTGGCACTGGTAAACACTCAGGCTGTTGCTGATACTATTTTAAGCACTGCCGACTACAATGTTAACGAACCCGGTGATTATGTTATTGATAGCAGTAATTATCTGGCTACCAGCTTCACGCTGACGCAAGCAGAACAAATTACGTCTATTGGTGGTCACTTTACCCAGTTCGGCGATGGCAACAATATCTTTGCTGAAATTACTTCTGTCACTGCCCAAGGCCTACCTACAAGTACTGTGCTTGCGCAAGTCAACTTTGCACCCAATACCGATGGCACGGATAGCTCTACAGCCTTTTCTGTACTATTAGGACCGGGAACTTACGACATTATTTTTGGTGGCAATACGACAACGGCACCCGGCAGCAGCGGTTTGGCCAGCGGTCAAGACATTACAGGCAATGCCACCTTCTATCAATCGACCGATAGCGGTGTAACTTGGTCCACTTTGGCAGCAAACGATTTGCGCGTGGTGGTACAAGGCACTGCGGTCAGTGCTGTGCCACTACCTTCTAGCCTGCCATTATTGCTGTCTGGTTTGGGTTTGTTGGGTTTCTCAATGAAAAAACGCACTGCTAAATAG
- a CDS encoding EAL domain-containing protein: protein MFENTLKSSAMGFATIDEQGCIVFANSALCSMLGFLNTEAAVGCQLIPHLLTQFICTNPSDFSQLLQKIEPAIMELQPIASADPVRLHIGSAESGLRLLVVDRMPKIMTISAHAKTLSHYDPMTGLGNRLLLEEVIANWQPNPPDVLSMAVIMIDLDRFKPVNDTLGHAAGDSLLKLVAKRLLSAARKQDYVIRMGGDEFLILHTIGSQPVGAVTVAKRIVNLIARPFLIDGQQVNIGASVGVAALNHGTDTVSDLLKHADLALYEAKAAGRGNFKFFEPALALRAMGRRDLEIDLRRALGLKEFFLVYQPQVNIVDGSLRGFEALIRWQCPKRGLVSPLDFISLAEVTGEIHAIGEWTLRTACAEAMTWDGDFCVAVNVSPVQFENDQFVHILRNVLVSTGLPPQRLEIEITEGLLMKDYSGAQKHLWDIQALGVGIAMDDFGTGYSSLSYLHNFPFSKIKIDQSFIRGNKSDKSLALVNAIINLGDCLGMTTVAEGVETQEQYQELADGGCMVAQGYLISKPITAQTVPTFINLIKTKER, encoded by the coding sequence ATGTTTGAAAACACTCTAAAATCGTCTGCGATGGGTTTTGCAACCATAGACGAACAAGGCTGCATCGTTTTTGCTAATTCTGCATTATGCTCCATGTTGGGTTTTCTAAACACAGAAGCTGCGGTTGGTTGTCAGTTAATACCACATCTGTTAACGCAGTTTATCTGCACTAACCCATCTGACTTTTCGCAGCTTTTGCAAAAAATTGAACCGGCAATTATGGAGTTGCAACCGATAGCGTCTGCTGACCCGGTAAGACTACATATTGGCAGTGCCGAATCGGGCTTGCGTCTGTTGGTGGTTGATCGCATGCCTAAAATCATGACTATCAGTGCGCATGCTAAAACATTGTCTCACTACGATCCCATGACCGGACTAGGCAATCGTCTGTTATTAGAAGAAGTGATAGCCAATTGGCAGCCCAATCCACCCGACGTACTGTCAATGGCAGTCATAATGATAGATCTGGATCGCTTTAAGCCAGTGAATGATACCTTGGGGCATGCCGCCGGTGATAGCTTGCTTAAATTGGTTGCCAAGCGCTTGTTGTCTGCCGCGCGTAAACAGGATTATGTCATCCGTATGGGGGGTGATGAGTTTCTAATTTTACATACCATCGGTTCACAGCCAGTAGGGGCAGTGACGGTGGCTAAGCGTATTGTTAATTTAATTGCTCGTCCGTTTTTAATTGATGGACAACAGGTTAATATTGGTGCCAGCGTGGGGGTTGCTGCGCTTAATCACGGTACCGATACCGTTAGTGATTTGTTGAAACATGCCGATCTGGCGCTATACGAAGCTAAGGCCGCCGGTCGTGGTAACTTCAAATTTTTTGAACCCGCGTTGGCCTTACGGGCGATGGGGCGGCGCGATTTGGAAATTGATCTTAGGCGGGCACTGGGTCTTAAAGAGTTTTTTTTGGTCTATCAACCGCAGGTTAATATTGTAGATGGTAGCCTACGTGGATTTGAAGCGCTAATACGCTGGCAGTGTCCAAAACGTGGATTGGTTTCGCCGTTGGATTTTATTTCTTTGGCGGAAGTCACTGGCGAAATTCATGCCATTGGCGAGTGGACATTACGCACCGCTTGTGCAGAAGCCATGACTTGGGATGGCGATTTTTGTGTGGCAGTGAATGTATCGCCGGTGCAGTTTGAAAATGATCAGTTTGTGCATATATTGCGAAATGTACTGGTCAGTACCGGATTACCCCCACAGCGTCTGGAAATAGAGATTACCGAGGGTTTGCTGATGAAAGATTATAGCGGCGCTCAAAAACACCTGTGGGATATTCAGGCTTTAGGGGTAGGCATAGCCATGGACGATTTTGGTACCGGTTATTCATCACTCAGTTATTTGCACAATTTTCCTTTTTCCAAAATTAAGATTGATCAGTCCTTTATCAGAGGCAATAAATCTGATAAGTCGTTGGCATTAGTGAATGCCATCATCAACCTGGGGGATTGTCTGGGTATGACCACGGTTGCAGAAGGCGTAGAAACTCAGGAGCAATATCAGGAATTGGCCGATGGCGGCTGTATGGTGGCGCAAGGCTATTTGATAAGTAAGCCCATTACGGCGCAGACTGTGCCAACCTTTATTAATTTAATTAAGACTAAAGAAAGGTAA
- a CDS encoding BLUF domain-containing protein has translation MNNALYKLVYISRNQIQGNAITLRAEIEQILATSRVNNLKSDITGALMFNAGCFAQVLEGPHDKIQETFETIQCDTRHAHTCILVFEPIAERSFSKWAMAYHGNDSNAALQFSDITLKSGFDANQLNGEHIYDLIKEHLLSANLSI, from the coding sequence ATGAATAATGCACTCTATAAATTGGTCTATATAAGCCGCAATCAAATACAGGGTAATGCTATCACCCTAAGAGCGGAGATCGAGCAAATTTTGGCTACCTCCAGAGTCAATAATTTAAAATCGGACATTACCGGTGCCTTAATGTTTAATGCGGGGTGTTTTGCGCAAGTACTAGAAGGTCCGCACGACAAAATTCAGGAAACATTTGAAACTATACAATGTGATACACGTCATGCACATACCTGTATCCTGGTTTTTGAGCCCATTGCGGAACGTAGTTTTTCTAAATGGGCAATGGCTTATCACGGTAACGATAGCAATGCCGCGCTTCAATTCAGTGATATTACGCTGAAATCAGGCTTTGATGCCAATCAACTGAATGGCGAACACATTTATGATCTGATTAAAGAACATCTGCTGTCAGCCAATCTGAGTATTTAA
- a CDS encoding DUF2380 domain-containing protein: MNKYKLLALILFCITFKCGAQTRIAVLDFQLNDLTLLANTQTELQRTASMAPLLIESLNLNDDYHAISIPSTLQAAANNNFADFYHFPAQSAKLGRQLNVDWMVISQHIKPSFLFSYLQVLLIDVNKETQVARYDIELKGSHAKVTQHSIMALAKKLQATLSEPSHHIASPIP, encoded by the coding sequence ATGAATAAATACAAACTACTAGCACTGATATTATTTTGCATTACATTCAAGTGTGGCGCACAAACACGCATTGCTGTGCTTGATTTTCAGCTAAACGATCTTACCCTGCTAGCAAACACGCAAACAGAATTGCAGCGTACAGCATCAATGGCACCTTTGCTGATTGAAAGCTTGAATCTAAATGATGATTATCACGCTATATCTATCCCAAGTACGTTACAAGCAGCCGCCAATAACAATTTTGCAGACTTTTACCATTTTCCGGCACAGAGTGCAAAATTAGGCAGACAGCTAAATGTCGACTGGATGGTGATCAGCCAGCACATTAAACCCAGTTTTTTATTTTCTTATTTACAGGTGTTATTGATAGACGTTAACAAAGAAACACAAGTTGCGCGCTATGATATAGAACTAAAAGGTAGCCATGCAAAAGTCACTCAACATAGTATTATGGCGTTAGCAAAAAAGCTGCAAGCGACGCTTTCAGAACCTAGCCACCATATCGCAAGCCCTATTCCTTAA
- the prmA gene encoding 50S ribosomal protein L11 methyltransferase, producing the protein MAWHQLSVVTDESTAPQLSDFFSELGAVSVTYSDAEDEPVYEPGIDQTIIWSNTRVTALFELDADPDVVQTLLFNQFIGHNLQNWTAEVLLDQDWERAWMEHFHAMKFADKLWVCPTGQEQHEAGTVCMTLDPGLAFGTGTHPTTALCLEWLAQHDMQGKVMIDYGCGSGILGVAALLLGAQHVHAIDIDPQAITASRYNAEKNHVEAAIDYYLPAQFTPMTVDVVVANILAKPLIELSESIAALVKVGGNLILSGILKQQAAAVVEAYIQLGFSFSETVTQEDWCRLDAIKR; encoded by the coding sequence ATGGCATGGCATCAGCTTTCGGTCGTCACTGACGAATCAACTGCTCCACAACTCTCTGATTTTTTTAGCGAGCTGGGGGCTGTTTCAGTTACCTATAGCGATGCTGAAGACGAACCCGTTTACGAGCCGGGTATCGATCAAACTATCATTTGGAGTAACACACGGGTGACCGCTTTATTTGAGTTGGATGCCGATCCTGATGTGGTGCAAACGCTGTTATTTAATCAATTTATCGGACACAATCTGCAAAACTGGACTGCCGAAGTCTTGCTGGATCAGGATTGGGAACGAGCGTGGATGGAACATTTTCATGCCATGAAGTTTGCCGATAAGCTATGGGTGTGTCCCACCGGCCAGGAACAACACGAAGCGGGTACGGTGTGTATGACGCTTGATCCGGGTTTGGCCTTTGGTACCGGCACCCATCCCACCACCGCTCTGTGTCTGGAATGGCTAGCCCAGCATGATATGCAGGGCAAAGTGATGATAGATTATGGTTGTGGCTCCGGCATCTTGGGCGTGGCAGCATTGTTACTAGGTGCGCAACATGTGCATGCTATCGATATAGATCCACAAGCTATCACCGCTAGCCGCTATAATGCTGAAAAAAACCATGTGGAAGCCGCTATCGATTATTATCTGCCTGCGCAGTTTACTCCTATGACCGTCGATGTGGTGGTGGCCAATATTCTGGCTAAACCCTTAATAGAGCTTTCCGAATCTATCGCTGCCTTGGTAAAGGTAGGTGGTAATCTTATTTTATCTGGAATACTCAAGCAACAGGCGGCCGCGGTGGTTGAGGCTTATATTCAATTAGGATTCAGTTTTTCTGAAACCGTAACGCAAGAGGATTGGTGCCGTTTGGATGCTATAAAACGATGA
- a CDS encoding class I SAM-dependent rRNA methyltransferase — translation MSYAELFLKKNEDRRLRQGHVWVFSNEVDTQRSALEQFTPGQVVLVNDHAGKCLGVAYVNPHALICARLLSRKPNTKLGENFFKARITEALQLRERWFDKPYYRLVFSESDGLPGLVIDRFGGVLSVQITTAGMELHKQVIVDVLVKLLNPDAVLLKNDNSQRQLEALSLENELAYGQMPEQLIIEENNARFIINVADGQKTGWFYDHRENRAQFARSVSGLKVLDLFSYAGGWGIPAALAGAAEVTCVDSSDSALDLAAQSAALNGVADKMQFIRSDVFDFLKQQREQNVHYDAIVLDPPALIKRKKDFKAGYEAYRRLNQLAIQVLSNQGILVSASCSYHLTRENLHEILRSASRHIDRHLVFVGSGGQGADHPILPALPESEYLKSFVCAVSSRF, via the coding sequence ATGAGCTATGCCGAATTATTTTTAAAGAAAAACGAAGATCGGCGTTTACGGCAAGGCCATGTCTGGGTGTTTAGCAACGAAGTAGATACCCAGCGTAGTGCCTTGGAACAATTTACACCCGGACAGGTGGTGTTGGTCAACGATCATGCGGGCAAGTGTTTGGGTGTAGCCTATGTTAATCCACATGCTTTGATTTGTGCGCGATTATTATCCAGAAAACCCAATACCAAACTGGGCGAAAATTTTTTCAAAGCACGTATAACAGAGGCTCTGCAATTACGCGAACGCTGGTTCGATAAGCCCTATTATCGACTGGTGTTTTCTGAAAGTGATGGCTTACCAGGTTTGGTCATAGACCGTTTTGGCGGCGTATTGTCGGTGCAAATTACCACTGCCGGTATGGAACTGCACAAACAAGTGATTGTGGATGTACTGGTTAAATTATTAAATCCCGATGCAGTACTGCTTAAAAATGATAACAGTCAGCGTCAACTGGAAGCACTGAGTCTGGAAAATGAATTAGCCTATGGGCAAATGCCGGAACAGTTGATTATTGAAGAAAATAATGCGCGTTTTATTATTAATGTGGCCGATGGGCAAAAAACCGGTTGGTTTTACGATCACCGTGAGAATAGAGCCCAGTTTGCGCGCTCGGTCAGTGGCTTAAAAGTGCTGGATTTGTTCAGTTATGCCGGTGGCTGGGGCATTCCGGCTGCATTGGCTGGGGCAGCAGAAGTCACCTGTGTAGACAGTTCTGATTCTGCCCTGGATTTGGCCGCACAAAGTGCCGCCTTAAATGGCGTGGCTGATAAAATGCAGTTTATACGTAGCGATGTGTTTGATTTTCTTAAACAACAACGTGAACAAAACGTGCATTACGATGCCATCGTGCTAGATCCACCGGCCTTGATAAAACGAAAAAAAGATTTTAAAGCGGGCTACGAGGCTTATAGACGCTTAAACCAATTGGCCATACAAGTATTGTCCAATCAGGGTATTTTGGTGTCCGCTTCCTGTTCCTATCATTTAACGCGAGAAAATTTGCACGAAATACTCAGATCAGCCAGTCGGCATATAGATAGGCATCTGGTGTTTGTGGGTAGCGGCGGGCAGGGGGCTGATCATCCCATTTTACCGGCCTTGCCGGAATCGGAATATCTTAAAAGTTTTGTTTGTGCGGTTTCCAGCCGATTCTAG
- the xrtD gene encoding VPLPA-CTERM-specific exosortase XrtD, whose product MAISAPPVQPANQTYKPATVWWFWAGIVVLLGLIFRVSIDEMLSVWLNVEEYSHGFFIPCITLYLIWIRRSELQLVASVKDSQLGLIVMLFGMLLFLLASLAVFRVFEQYAFLITLYGLFAVIFGSKGLRTFYIPLLFLLFMVPLPSFVLSNLSTKLQLISSWLGVEFIRTCDIMVYLEGNVIDLGSYKLQVVDACSGLRYLFPLSSLAFLCAYLYKGPIWQKWLVFLSSMPLTVFMNSFRIGVIGVMVDNWGTAMAEGFLHDFEGWVVFLLCMLLLFIEMWLLTRLSGRKQAFNELVQIPDAWLAESKTGVTHVVFNRSIFAVLLLLLVGGGISESIKGRVDIIPQRKAFVNFPAQIDSWVGHNELLGPEYLAQLKLTDYVITNYVKPGEKQAINFYSAYYQSQRKDAAVHSPRSCIPGDGWQIVQYEERSFPELQLEGQPLVVNRAIIEKGENRQLVYFWFQQRGRLLTNEYLVKWYLFYDAITLNRTDGALVRLVINLDKSEDPAVVEQRLQAFLKAILPKLPDYLPGKHVETAGVAAIE is encoded by the coding sequence ATGGCCATCTCTGCACCACCCGTTCAGCCAGCTAATCAAACCTATAAACCGGCCACTGTCTGGTGGTTTTGGGCAGGGATAGTCGTGTTATTGGGCTTGATCTTTCGGGTTAGTATTGATGAAATGCTGTCGGTGTGGCTGAATGTAGAAGAGTATAGTCACGGCTTCTTTATCCCCTGTATCACCCTGTATTTGATCTGGATACGCCGCTCCGAATTGCAATTGGTGGCTAGCGTTAAAGATTCGCAATTAGGTTTGATCGTCATGCTGTTTGGCATGCTGCTGTTCCTGCTGGCAAGTCTGGCGGTATTTCGCGTGTTTGAACAGTATGCGTTTTTGATTACCCTGTATGGTTTATTTGCTGTTATTTTTGGCAGCAAAGGCTTGCGCACTTTTTACATTCCGCTGTTATTTCTGCTGTTTATGGTACCGCTGCCGTCTTTCGTGCTGAGCAATCTGTCCACCAAATTGCAGCTTATCTCCTCATGGTTAGGGGTAGAATTTATTCGTACCTGCGATATTATGGTTTATCTGGAAGGCAACGTTATTGACCTGGGTAGTTATAAATTACAAGTAGTCGATGCTTGTAGCGGTTTACGTTATTTATTCCCCTTGTCGAGTCTGGCGTTTTTATGTGCTTATTTATATAAAGGACCCATCTGGCAAAAATGGTTGGTATTCTTGTCGTCTATGCCCTTAACCGTCTTTATGAACAGTTTTCGTATCGGCGTGATTGGTGTCATGGTAGATAACTGGGGCACCGCCATGGCAGAAGGTTTTCTGCACGATTTCGAAGGCTGGGTGGTATTTTTATTATGTATGCTGCTATTGTTTATAGAAATGTGGTTGCTGACCAGACTAAGTGGCCGTAAACAAGCGTTTAACGAGCTGGTACAAATACCCGATGCCTGGCTGGCAGAAAGTAAAACCGGCGTTACACACGTAGTGTTTAATCGTTCCATATTTGCGGTATTATTGTTGTTGCTAGTAGGGGGCGGTATTTCCGAGTCTATAAAAGGTCGGGTAGATATCATTCCGCAACGTAAAGCCTTTGTTAATTTTCCAGCACAAATTGACAGCTGGGTCGGTCACAATGAGTTGCTTGGGCCTGAATATTTGGCGCAGCTAAAACTGACAGATTATGTGATCACCAACTATGTTAAACCTGGCGAAAAACAGGCCATTAACTTTTACAGCGCCTATTATCAATCGCAACGTAAAGATGCTGCGGTACATTCGCCACGTAGTTGTATCCCTGGCGATGGTTGGCAAATTGTCCAGTACGAAGAGCGCAGCTTTCCAGAATTACAATTAGAAGGTCAACCTTTAGTCGTGAATCGTGCCATCATTGAAAAAGGCGAAAACAGACAATTAGTGTATTTCTGGTTCCAGCAGCGTGGACGCCTGCTAACCAATGAATATTTGGTTAAATGGTATTTGTTCTATGACGCCATTACCCTAAATAGAACCGACGGTGCGTTGGTCAGGCTGGTGATTAACTTGGATAAAAGTGAAGATCCCGCCGTGGTAGAGCAACGCTTGCAAGCTTTTCTAAAAGCGATATTACCAAAATTGCCAGACTATTTACCAGGCAAACATGTGGAAACCGCTGGCGTTGCTGCTATTGAATAA